From Chryseobacterium shandongense, the proteins below share one genomic window:
- the wecC gene encoding UDP-N-acetyl-D-mannosamine dehydrogenase, which yields MNSPKVVTIGLGYIGLPTSALIANNQIAVHGVDISQHVVDTINAGKIHIVEPDLDEAVANAVKEGYLIASTKPVSADVYLVVVPTPFKGNHEPDISYVQAATEGIIPLLKEGDLYIIESTSPVGTTEKMMQLIFSKRPELEGKIYLAYCPERVLPGNVMYELVHNDRVIGGVDEESTQKAISFYSQFVKGELHATNARTAEMCKLTENSSRDVQIAFANELSLICDKAGINVWELIHLANKHPRVNILQPGCGVGGHCIAVDPYFITSEYPLESRIIGQAREVNNHKSFWCAEKIKEAKKEFKLKYSREPKIALMGLAFKPNIDDLRESPAKYIVQRVLQEANDEEYFIVEPNIHEHNIFKLTDYNDAVEKADIIAILVSHNQFKNMEFHENQVILDFCGATN from the coding sequence ATGAATTCACCTAAAGTAGTGACGATAGGATTAGGTTACATTGGCTTACCGACATCAGCATTAATCGCCAATAATCAGATTGCAGTACATGGTGTTGATATTTCTCAACACGTTGTAGATACCATTAATGCAGGTAAAATACATATTGTAGAACCGGATCTGGACGAAGCCGTAGCAAATGCAGTAAAAGAAGGCTACCTGATAGCCAGTACAAAACCTGTATCGGCTGACGTTTATCTGGTGGTTGTTCCAACGCCGTTTAAAGGAAATCATGAACCGGATATTTCATATGTGCAAGCAGCAACAGAAGGTATTATTCCTTTATTAAAAGAGGGAGATCTTTATATAATTGAATCTACTTCTCCGGTAGGAACTACAGAGAAAATGATGCAGCTTATTTTTTCAAAACGTCCGGAACTGGAGGGTAAGATATATTTAGCCTACTGCCCTGAACGTGTTTTACCAGGAAATGTAATGTACGAACTGGTTCACAACGACCGTGTAATTGGAGGGGTAGATGAAGAATCTACTCAGAAGGCAATCAGTTTTTATTCACAGTTTGTAAAAGGAGAATTGCATGCTACAAATGCCCGCACTGCTGAAATGTGTAAATTAACGGAGAATTCATCCCGTGACGTGCAGATTGCTTTTGCCAACGAATTATCTTTAATTTGCGATAAAGCAGGAATCAACGTATGGGAACTGATTCATCTGGCAAACAAACATCCTCGTGTTAATATTCTACAGCCTGGCTGCGGAGTGGGAGGACACTGTATCGCCGTGGATCCTTATTTCATTACTTCCGAGTATCCATTAGAATCGAGAATTATTGGGCAGGCAAGAGAAGTTAATAACCACAAGTCATTCTGGTGCGCGGAAAAAATTAAAGAAGCTAAAAAAGAATTTAAGCTGAAATACAGCCGTGAACCGAAAATCGCTTTAATGGGCCTGGCCTTTAAACCGAATATCGACGATTTAAGGGAGTCTCCTGCGAAATACATCGTTCAAAGAGTTTTACAGGAAGCAAACGATGAAGAATACTTTATTGTAGAACCCAATATTCATGAACATAATATCTTTAAACTGACGGATTATAATGATGCTGTTGAAAAAGCAGATATTATTGCCATACTCGTTTCACATAATCAATTCAAAAATATGGAATTTCACGAAAATCAGGTAATCTTAGATTTCTGTGGGGCAACCAATTAA
- the wecB gene encoding non-hydrolyzing UDP-N-acetylglucosamine 2-epimerase yields MIKNLIVFGTRPEAIKMAPLVKEFKKNNVDFETRVCVTAQHREMLDQVLDFFEIVPDYDLDLMKPNQNLYTLTANIIVELKSVLEDFKPDYVYVHGDTTTTMAASIASFYSGAKVCHVEAGLRTHDKRSPFPEEINRQVTGRIADYHFAPTEKSKNNLLQENVSEESILVTGNTVIDALLESSSKVSSIDNDEIKYLNDIVDADKKLILVTGHRRENHGQGFINICEALKEIASKNSDVQIIYPVHLNPNVTKPVYDILSGVNNIMLIEPLAYPAFVWLMNKAYIIITDSGGVQEEAPSLGKPVLVMRDTTERPEAVEAGTVILVGTDTDKIISECFNLLDNKHMYQKMSELHNPYGDGKACERIVNFVKNINLNR; encoded by the coding sequence ATGATAAAAAATCTAATTGTATTCGGAACCAGGCCAGAAGCTATAAAAATGGCTCCTTTGGTGAAAGAGTTTAAAAAGAATAATGTAGACTTTGAAACAAGAGTGTGTGTTACAGCCCAGCATAGAGAAATGCTTGATCAGGTATTAGATTTTTTTGAAATTGTTCCGGATTATGATCTGGATCTAATGAAGCCGAACCAAAATTTATATACTTTAACAGCAAACATTATCGTTGAGTTAAAATCTGTTCTTGAAGACTTTAAGCCAGATTATGTTTATGTGCATGGTGATACAACAACTACAATGGCTGCAAGTATTGCATCATTCTACTCAGGTGCAAAAGTATGCCACGTAGAAGCAGGATTGAGAACCCATGATAAACGTTCGCCATTTCCTGAGGAAATTAACAGGCAGGTGACAGGACGTATAGCAGATTATCATTTTGCCCCTACTGAAAAATCAAAAAATAACCTTCTTCAGGAGAATGTATCCGAAGAAAGCATTTTAGTTACCGGAAATACGGTTATCGATGCGCTACTGGAAAGCTCCTCGAAAGTTTCTTCTATAGACAATGACGAGATAAAATATCTTAATGATATCGTTGATGCTGATAAAAAACTTATTCTTGTTACCGGACACAGAAGAGAAAATCACGGCCAGGGCTTTATCAATATTTGTGAGGCTTTAAAAGAGATTGCATCGAAGAACAGTGATGTGCAGATTATTTATCCGGTACATTTAAATCCTAATGTAACAAAACCAGTATATGATATTTTGTCTGGTGTAAATAATATTATGTTAATTGAGCCTTTGGCTTATCCTGCTTTCGTATGGCTGATGAATAAAGCCTACATTATAATTACCGATTCCGGTGGTGTACAGGAAGAAGCTCCAAGCTTAGGAAAGCCGGTTTTGGTAATGCGTGATACAACCGAGAGACCTGAAGCAGTAGAAGCAGGAACGGTTATTTTAGTAGGAACCGATACTGATAAAATTATTTCAGAATGCTTCAATCTATTGGATAATAAGCATATGTATCAAAAAATGAGCGAGCTTCATAATCCGTATGGTGATGGTAAAGCTTGTGAAAGAATAGTAAATTTTGTTAAAAATATAAACTTAAACAGATGA
- a CDS encoding nucleotide sugar dehydrogenase — translation MEKQYKIAVIGLGYVGLPLARLFATQYPVVGFDINQKRIEELRGGNDSTLEVEADILQSVLVNENPFDKENQKGFFASANIEDIKDANIYVVTVPTPVDKHNRPDLTPLYKSSETVGKVLSKGDIVIYESTVYPGATEEECIPVLERVSGMKFNEDFFAGYSPERINPGDKEHTVEKILKVTSGSTPEIGKIVNDLYQSVIVAGTHLAPTIKIAEAAKVIENSQRDINIAFVNELAKIFNLLDIDTHEVLKAAGTKWNFLPFKPGLVGGHCIGVDPYYLAQKAQENGYHPEIILAGRRLNDSMGQYVASELVKCMIKKNISINGAEVLNLGITFKENCPDVRNTKAVDVICGLEDYQLQVTTFDPWANPEEVVHEYDLTVVNEIPNKKFDAIILTVAHNEFVNLNLKDYLKENGVVYDVKGILTNVDGKL, via the coding sequence GTGGAAAAACAATATAAAATTGCCGTTATCGGTTTGGGGTATGTAGGATTACCACTGGCCCGTTTATTTGCAACACAATATCCTGTTGTGGGATTCGATATCAATCAGAAAAGAATTGAGGAACTAAGAGGTGGAAATGACAGTACACTTGAAGTGGAGGCTGATATTCTACAATCTGTTCTGGTAAACGAAAATCCTTTTGATAAAGAAAATCAAAAAGGATTCTTCGCTTCTGCTAATATTGAGGATATTAAAGATGCAAACATCTATGTGGTAACTGTACCAACACCGGTAGATAAGCATAACCGTCCGGATCTTACTCCGCTTTACAAATCCTCGGAAACGGTTGGGAAGGTTTTGTCTAAAGGTGATATTGTTATCTATGAATCTACGGTTTATCCGGGTGCTACGGAAGAAGAATGTATTCCGGTGCTGGAAAGAGTTTCCGGGATGAAATTCAATGAAGATTTCTTTGCAGGATATTCTCCGGAGCGCATCAACCCGGGAGATAAAGAACATACAGTAGAAAAAATTCTAAAAGTAACCTCCGGTTCTACACCGGAAATCGGAAAAATTGTCAACGATTTGTACCAATCTGTTATCGTTGCAGGTACTCATCTTGCCCCGACAATAAAGATTGCCGAAGCTGCCAAAGTAATTGAAAACTCACAAAGAGATATCAACATTGCTTTTGTAAACGAGCTGGCAAAAATCTTCAATCTTCTTGATATTGATACTCATGAAGTATTAAAAGCTGCTGGTACAAAATGGAACTTTTTACCTTTCAAACCGGGACTGGTAGGAGGTCACTGTATTGGTGTAGATCCTTACTACCTTGCCCAGAAAGCGCAGGAAAACGGGTATCACCCGGAAATAATACTTGCCGGTCGCAGACTTAATGATTCTATGGGGCAGTATGTAGCTTCCGAATTGGTGAAATGTATGATCAAGAAAAATATTAGCATCAACGGTGCTGAAGTTCTCAATCTGGGAATTACATTTAAAGAAAACTGTCCGGATGTAAGAAATACCAAAGCAGTAGACGTTATCTGTGGACTGGAAGATTACCAGTTACAGGTTACAACATTTGACCCGTGGGCCAATCCTGAAGAAGTTGTTCATGAATATGATCTTACGGTAGTGAACGAAATCCCGAATAAAAAATTTGATGCGATTATCCTTACGGTTGCCCATAACGAATTTGTAAACCTTAATCTTAAAGATTATCTGAAGGAGAATGGGGTTGTGTATGATGTGAAGGGTATTTTAACAAATGTAGACGGGAAACTGTAA
- a CDS encoding SDR family oxidoreductase — MGKILITGGAGFIGSNLTEYFLNKGYQVVCLDNFSTGHRHNIEPFLKNPDYKLIEGSICDLEVCRTAVENVDYVLHQAALGSVPRSINDPITSNEVNVSGFLNMLVAARDAKVKRFVYAASSSTYGDSASLPKVEDVIGRPLSPYAITKYVNELYADVFSKTYGIECIGLRYFNVFGRRQDPNGTYAAVIPLFVKQLMNHQSPKINGTGDYSRDFTYIDNVIQMNELAMLTENPEAVNTVYNTAVGDRTTLNDLVNYIKKYLTEYDEQISNIEIVHGPNRVGDIPHSLASIEKAKTLLGYHPSHTIENGLKEAISWYWENLK; from the coding sequence ATGGGTAAAATTTTAATTACGGGAGGAGCAGGGTTCATAGGCTCCAACCTTACGGAATACTTTTTAAACAAAGGTTATCAGGTAGTCTGTCTGGACAATTTTTCAACAGGACACCGTCACAATATCGAACCTTTCTTAAAAAATCCGGATTATAAACTGATTGAAGGAAGCATCTGCGATCTTGAAGTCTGTAGAACAGCAGTGGAAAATGTAGACTACGTTTTACATCAGGCGGCATTAGGATCTGTGCCCAGATCAATCAATGATCCCATTACCAGTAATGAAGTAAATGTTTCAGGATTTCTGAACATGCTTGTTGCTGCAAGGGATGCGAAAGTTAAACGTTTCGTGTATGCAGCTTCATCTTCTACCTACGGAGACTCTGCTTCTCTTCCGAAAGTGGAAGATGTAATTGGTAGACCATTGTCTCCGTATGCCATTACCAAATACGTTAATGAGCTGTATGCAGATGTTTTTTCCAAAACATATGGCATAGAATGCATCGGACTGAGATATTTCAACGTATTCGGTCGCAGACAGGATCCCAACGGTACTTACGCCGCAGTAATTCCGTTATTTGTAAAACAGCTGATGAACCATCAGTCTCCGAAAATTAACGGAACCGGAGATTATTCTAGAGATTTCACATACATTGATAACGTGATCCAGATGAATGAGCTCGCTATGCTTACCGAAAATCCGGAAGCTGTCAATACGGTATACAACACGGCGGTCGGAGATCGTACAACATTAAATGACCTGGTGAATTATATTAAAAAGTATCTGACTGAATACGATGAGCAGATTTCCAATATTGAAATTGTACACGGGCCAAACAGGGTAGGAGATATCCCACATTCATTGGCATCTATTGAAAAAGCTAAAACACTTTTGGGATACCATCCAAGCCATACCATTGAAAACGGCCTGAAGGAAGCCATATCGTGGTATTGGGAAAATTTAAAATAA
- a CDS encoding GumC family protein, with the protein MQQLEFQEKEEKIDLRKTISKYLHKWPWFLASVLVCVISAYIYLRYSVPKYQTKTTLKFDKKQNDLTSALSDLDNLGIGLGNSDELKSEAAVVTSRPILMQVVKNLNLNVEYFNTGEIKDSQLFTKVPVSGEIIRFKEGFVSSEYLIKRLKGDEFTLSSEKHGNFTGRFEVPVNLDFGTVVLHRNRQFDVKPEHKIIFSNPIEKVKKLEKTIQVNLPDEKALLMDISLIGAVPQKSERILDEVTRQYNLDGQRDKNLQAENTQKFIDKRLEVITRDLSGVENQKEDFQNRNRIVDLQAQAELALQNTSENTKLLLQQQAQLDLLNSLTTEAAKGNNQLMPSNLGLNPSLEQSIVQYNQMLINRNKTLKQATSENPAVIEMNREIASLKDIIRDNIREQKDAVRATISQLQNQITTSNSLIERVPGQSKVYRGIERQQNLKEQLFLFLLQKREENAINLSVDVPKAKIVNPAFTEDKPVSPKRDLILQAALLIGLLIPFAVFYLLFILDDKIYSREDIKERSGLGVLVDIPSLNDDDNHLVQKNDFSELAESFRVLVSNLKFVLPRKDSAKVIMVTSSVKGEGKTLVSVNLALTIANKNGRSLLIGSDIRNPQIQRYDSEPVKRKGLTEYLYDESVPVEDLIHTSYTNPNCDVIYAGTIPPNPQELLSNGRYQKLIAEMASKYAYIIIDSAPLMLVSDTLSIADVADATLYVVRSGVSRNVLINFAEDLVKDSKLRNVSFVVNDVSKKARGYGYGYNYGYGYGYNNKETKKTWWSKIFK; encoded by the coding sequence ATGCAGCAGTTAGAATTTCAAGAAAAAGAGGAAAAAATTGATTTAAGAAAAACCATTTCAAAATACCTCCACAAATGGCCATGGTTCTTGGCATCTGTTTTAGTTTGTGTAATAAGTGCCTATATTTACCTTAGATACAGTGTTCCCAAATATCAGACCAAAACCACACTCAAATTTGATAAAAAACAAAATGATCTTACTTCGGCGTTATCTGATCTTGATAACCTGGGAATAGGCCTGGGAAATTCCGATGAACTGAAAAGTGAAGCTGCAGTGGTAACTTCACGCCCCATTTTGATGCAGGTTGTAAAAAACCTCAATCTTAATGTTGAATATTTCAATACCGGAGAAATCAAAGATTCCCAGCTCTTTACAAAGGTGCCTGTTTCAGGGGAAATTATCAGATTCAAAGAGGGATTTGTATCTTCAGAATATCTTATTAAAAGACTTAAAGGAGATGAATTTACTCTTTCGAGCGAGAAGCATGGTAATTTCACTGGGAGATTTGAAGTACCGGTAAACCTTGATTTCGGAACGGTTGTTTTGCACAGAAACCGCCAGTTTGATGTTAAACCTGAACATAAAATAATTTTTTCTAACCCTATTGAAAAAGTAAAAAAACTTGAAAAAACAATTCAGGTAAATTTGCCGGATGAAAAGGCGCTCTTAATGGACATCAGCCTCATAGGAGCAGTTCCTCAGAAATCAGAAAGAATTCTTGATGAAGTTACCCGTCAGTACAATTTAGACGGACAAAGAGATAAAAATCTTCAGGCCGAAAATACCCAGAAATTCATAGATAAAAGACTGGAAGTTATTACCCGCGACCTTTCCGGAGTGGAAAATCAAAAGGAAGATTTCCAGAACCGTAATCGTATTGTAGACCTTCAGGCGCAGGCAGAACTTGCGTTGCAAAATACGAGTGAAAATACGAAGTTGCTACTCCAGCAACAGGCTCAGCTTGATCTTTTAAATTCTCTTACTACTGAAGCAGCAAAGGGGAACAATCAGCTTATGCCTTCCAATTTAGGATTGAACCCTTCACTCGAGCAATCAATTGTACAATACAATCAAATGCTCATCAACAGAAACAAAACACTGAAGCAGGCCACGAGTGAAAACCCTGCTGTTATCGAAATGAACAGGGAAATTGCTTCACTGAAAGATATTATCCGTGACAATATCCGTGAGCAGAAAGATGCCGTAAGAGCTACGATTTCGCAGCTTCAAAACCAGATAACAACAAGCAACAGCCTTATCGAAAGAGTTCCCGGACAATCAAAAGTTTACCGGGGGATTGAACGTCAGCAAAATCTTAAAGAACAGCTTTTCTTATTCCTTCTTCAGAAAAGGGAAGAAAATGCCATCAACTTGTCTGTAGATGTTCCAAAAGCAAAGATTGTAAACCCGGCGTTTACAGAAGATAAACCGGTTTCACCTAAAAGGGATCTCATCCTGCAGGCAGCGCTCTTAATTGGTTTGCTTATTCCTTTTGCCGTATTTTATCTATTATTTATTTTAGATGATAAAATTTATAGCAGAGAGGACATCAAAGAACGTTCAGGTCTTGGTGTTTTGGTTGATATTCCTTCATTAAACGATGATGATAATCACCTGGTACAGAAAAACGACTTCTCCGAACTGGCAGAATCTTTCAGAGTACTTGTCTCTAATCTTAAATTTGTTCTGCCCAGAAAAGATTCCGCTAAGGTGATCATGGTTACATCTTCTGTAAAAGGCGAAGGAAAAACCCTCGTTTCTGTAAACCTTGCTTTAACAATTGCCAATAAAAACGGACGATCTCTTCTTATAGGTTCCGATATCAGGAATCCACAAATTCAAAGATATGACAGCGAACCTGTAAAAAGAAAGGGTCTCACGGAGTATTTGTACGATGAATCGGTACCTGTGGAAGATCTTATTCATACCTCCTATACAAATCCTAATTGTGATGTAATCTATGCAGGAACCATTCCCCCGAATCCTCAGGAACTTCTTTCTAATGGACGGTACCAGAAACTGATTGCTGAGATGGCGTCAAAATATGCTTATATTATAATAGATTCTGCACCGCTTATGCTGGTTTCAGATACCCTGAGTATAGCAGATGTGGCAGATGCAACATTATATGTGGTGAGATCGGGAGTTTCAAGAAATGTACTTATTAATTTCGCTGAAGATCTCGTAAAAGATTCTAAATTAAGGAATGTATCTTTTGTTGTAAACGATGTTTCTAAAAAAGCAAGGGGCTACGGATATGGTTATAATTATGGCTACGGCTATGGATATAATAATAAAGAAACTAAAAAAACTTGGTGGAGTAAAATTTTTAAATAA